The stretch of DNA GCTTTGTGAGTCTCATCAACTATAAAACAGGAACTCCTTTTTACCAAGAAAAAGAGTTAAGCCAAAGTTTTGACAATGCAAGAAAATCACGTGCTATGTTCAATCTTATGTCAAAAAAAGGACAGGCTTTTGAGACAACATTGCCCAATATTGGGGATCTTGTCTTTTTTGAAAATACCGAGCGAAAACCTGCTGTAAAAACAAAAGGTAAAGGCAAAGATAAAGTAGTAGCAAAACAACCTGTCGTTAATGTTGCAGAAAACATCACGCACGTAGGCATTGTTACCAAAGTAGAAAAAGATGGAACGGTTGAATTTATTCACCACTCCAATGGCAAAAATATCTTGGATTATATGAATTTTAATTATCCAATGCTCACCAATAAAGATGGCAAAGTCATTAACACTTATATGAAGCGTTGCCCTTCCCAAAAAGGTGCAGCACAACCTCAGTGTATGAATATCGCCTTTTTTGTGGCATATGGGACGTTTTAGGCTTTTACATGTAACACAAGCTAAGCTTGTGTTACTCAAATAGAAATATAACTTCTTACAATTAATACGTTTTAATAGCAGGCGGCTCATACGTACGCATTTTACTGAATAAACTCTCATAATTATCATCAACATAAAATACGTTACGTGATCGTTCTTGTAAAAATTTTTCAGCAACCATATGATCAAAAAGTTCAATCAACTTATTGTAATAACCATTGATATTTAATATACCGCAAGGCTTTTGTAACAACCCTATTTGATTCCATGTAAAGACTTCAAAAAATTCTTCTAAAGTCCCAGGTCCTCCTGGCAGAGCGATAAATCCATCGGCTAATTCCATCATTTTAGCTTTACGCTCGTGCATCGTGTCCACACAAATCAGTTCGGTCAAATCTTTATGTGCAATTTCTCTTTGTTCAAGAAATGTTGGAATAACCCCGATAACAGAGCCTCCCTCTTTAAGAATTGCATCTGCTATGGTTCCCATAATGCCAACACTTGCTCCACCATAAATTAACGTAATCTTCTCTTGTGCTAAAAACTTACCTAGT from Sulfurospirillum arsenophilum NBRC 109478 encodes:
- a CDS encoding TIGR00730 family Rossman fold protein, whose protein sequence is MKSIAVYCGSSLGASEIYKEQAILLGKFLAQEKITLIYGGASVGIMGTIADAILKEGGSVIGVIPTFLEQREIAHKDLTELICVDTMHERKAKMMELADGFIALPGGPGTLEEFFEVFTWNQIGLLQKPCGILNINGYYNKLIELFDHMVAEKFLQERSRNVFYVDDNYESLFSKMRTYEPPAIKTY